The following proteins come from a genomic window of Gemmatimonadaceae bacterium:
- a CDS encoding DUF445 family protein yields MIDPQNPWVQFTVHVAIGTVAGGASDTVAVWMLFHPRRKVLGFQGAIPKNQARLAKSLGRTVGERLLTPHDIMAELTRAGVRERLDDTLALVIGNVLDTERASLREILPPSVVLEVERALVAGVPIVAERMAEFADSPEFAERARAFVRRRRAELADRVVGNVLTAERRSAITARAAAWAEEFAQSGELEHGVHDYVARRARAMLSSPEPLMEQVPPAFVSAIDSGIEAYLPIAVEKLAGVLRDPGARERIRVRLHGLFKRFVEDLKFHERLIAKLVLTEHTLDKALDSVEKEGAEQLGELLEDPTVRERITAAVHEAVTSYFAKPLSEIVGPPDSDRAQALMNTVAGGLVRVLRAVETRGLLVEKLDQALARAEQKTWGELLAPLDDDTLTGWIVTAARSPRSRELLEDSARSAVQRLLDRPIGRPGRWLPPDSATRLGGAFAPALWELVESQLPGLIQRLDVQAMVERKVLAFSFERLEELIRGVINRELRLIIFIGYVLGGLIAVIGFSLSRLAGM; encoded by the coding sequence ATGATCGATCCGCAAAATCCGTGGGTGCAGTTCACCGTGCACGTGGCCATCGGCACCGTGGCCGGCGGGGCGTCGGACACCGTCGCCGTGTGGATGCTGTTCCATCCGCGCCGCAAGGTGCTGGGCTTCCAGGGTGCCATCCCCAAGAACCAGGCGCGCCTGGCCAAGAGCCTCGGGCGCACGGTGGGCGAGCGGCTGCTCACGCCGCACGACATCATGGCCGAACTCACGCGCGCCGGCGTGCGCGAGCGACTGGACGACACGCTGGCCCTCGTGATCGGGAACGTCCTCGATACCGAGCGCGCGTCGCTGCGGGAGATCCTTCCCCCCTCGGTGGTGCTCGAAGTCGAGCGCGCGCTCGTGGCCGGGGTGCCGATCGTGGCCGAGCGGATGGCCGAGTTCGCCGACTCCCCCGAGTTCGCCGAGCGCGCCCGCGCATTCGTGCGGCGCCGGCGGGCCGAACTGGCCGACCGCGTGGTGGGCAACGTGCTCACCGCCGAGCGGCGGTCGGCGATCACGGCCCGCGCCGCCGCGTGGGCCGAGGAGTTCGCGCAGTCGGGAGAACTCGAGCATGGCGTGCACGACTACGTGGCGCGACGCGCGCGCGCCATGCTGTCGTCGCCCGAGCCGCTCATGGAGCAGGTGCCGCCGGCTTTCGTGTCGGCCATCGACAGCGGCATCGAGGCCTATCTGCCGATCGCGGTGGAGAAGCTTGCGGGCGTGCTGCGCGACCCGGGCGCCCGCGAACGCATCCGGGTGCGGCTGCACGGGTTGTTCAAGCGTTTCGTGGAGGATCTCAAGTTCCACGAGCGTCTGATCGCCAAGCTGGTGCTCACCGAGCACACGCTCGACAAGGCCCTCGATTCGGTGGAGAAGGAGGGGGCCGAGCAGTTGGGCGAGCTGCTCGAGGACCCCACCGTTCGCGAGCGCATTACGGCCGCGGTGCACGAAGCGGTCACGTCGTATTTCGCCAAGCCCCTGTCGGAGATCGTGGGGCCGCCGGACAGCGACCGCGCGCAGGCGCTGATGAACACCGTGGCCGGCGGGCTCGTGCGCGTGCTGCGTGCCGTCGAGACGCGCGGACTGCTGGTGGAGAAGCTCGATCAAGCGTTGGCGCGCGCCGAGCAGAAGACGTGGGGCGAACTGCTCGCCCCGCTGGACGACGACACGCTCACCGGGTGGATCGTGACGGCGGCGCGCTCGCCGCGATCGCGTGAGTTGCTCGAGGATTCGGCGCGCTCGGCCGTCCAGCGGCTGCTCGACCGCCCGATCGGCCGGCCGGGGCGCTGGCTGCCGCCCGACAGCGCGACGCGGCTGGGCGGCGCCTTCGCGCCGGCCCTCTGGGAACTGGTGGAGTCGCAGCTTCCCGGTCTCATCCAGCGGCTCGACGTGCAGGCGATGGTCGAGCGCAAGGTGCTGGCCTTCAGCTTCGAGCGCCTGGAGGAACTGATCCGGGGCGTGATCAATCGCGAACTGCGACTGATCATCTTCATCGGCTACGTGCTGGGCGGGCTCATCGCCGTGATCGGGTTCTCCCTCTCGCGCCTCGCCGGCATGTAG
- a CDS encoding AAA family ATPase, producing the protein MIDEPPRTVTGALARFTRDLTADARAGRLEPVRARQEEIARVIDILLRHGKSNPALVGPAGVGKTAIVEGLAQRMAEGGVPLALRDVRLLSLDHVSLLAGSTYRGQYEERIRTLVAETQAAPDVILFIDELHNLIGQGTAMGTAMDAANMLKPALARGDFRVIGATTDEEYDRWVLGDPALERRFQKVAVRELSVEAALDVLRARQQRLERHHNVVISDDAIEAAVRLTDAHVRDRRRPDKAIDALDEACAHLQAVTVYSPRIEALLKARRMVRAKRPPTREPEREDDPIDSIAAVIERFGAGLERALTETEGPERAPAPRPAPAPPASGAGPAGAALDAEIARRLMEEGIIVRGHDVARVVALMSGGPVTWG; encoded by the coding sequence ATGATCGACGAACCGCCTCGCACCGTGACCGGCGCGCTGGCGCGCTTCACGCGCGATCTGACCGCGGACGCACGCGCCGGCCGGCTCGAGCCGGTGCGCGCGCGTCAGGAGGAGATCGCCCGCGTCATCGACATCCTGCTGCGCCATGGCAAGAGCAATCCGGCGCTGGTCGGCCCGGCCGGCGTGGGCAAGACGGCGATCGTCGAAGGTCTGGCGCAGCGGATGGCCGAGGGAGGCGTGCCGCTGGCGCTCCGCGACGTGCGGCTGCTCTCGCTGGACCACGTATCACTGCTCGCCGGCTCCACCTACCGCGGGCAGTACGAGGAGCGGATCCGCACCCTGGTGGCCGAGACGCAGGCGGCGCCCGATGTCATTCTGTTCATCGACGAGTTGCATAACCTCATCGGCCAGGGCACGGCCATGGGCACGGCGATGGATGCCGCCAACATGCTCAAGCCGGCGCTGGCCCGCGGCGACTTCCGCGTGATCGGCGCCACGACCGACGAGGAGTACGACCGCTGGGTGCTGGGCGATCCGGCGCTGGAGCGCCGCTTCCAGAAGGTGGCGGTGCGCGAGTTGAGCGTCGAAGCGGCGCTCGACGTGTTGCGGGCCAGGCAGCAGCGGCTGGAACGGCATCACAACGTGGTGATCAGCGACGACGCGATCGAGGCGGCGGTGCGGCTCACCGACGCCCACGTGCGCGACCGGCGCCGGCCCGACAAGGCCATCGACGCGCTGGACGAAGCGTGCGCGCACCTCCAGGCGGTGACGGTGTACTCTCCTCGCATCGAAGCACTGCTCAAGGCGCGGCGGATGGTGCGCGCCAAGCGGCCGCCGACACGCGAGCCGGAGCGGGAGGACGATCCGATCGATTCGATCGCTGCCGTTATCGAAAGGTTCGGTGCCGGGCTCGAACGGGCGCTCACCGAGACCGAGGGCCCGGAGCGGGCACCGGCGCCACGTCCGGCGCCTGCTCCGCCCGCCAGTGGCGCGGGACCGGCCGGTGCGGCACTCGACGCCGAGATCGCTCGGCGCCTGATGGAGGAAGGGATCATCGTTCGCGGCCACGATGTGGCCCGTGTAGTCGCCCTGATGTCGGGAGGTCCTGTCACGTGGGGTTGA
- a CDS encoding prepilin peptidase — protein sequence MTGDTYFEIVAFVFGAVIGSFLNVCIGRWPAELSVVRPRSRCPNCGHQLAWFENIPLLSWIVLRARCRCCDEPISVQYPLVELAVGILWALCVASLGPTLTALRVAVTATTLLGVAITDAKHYLIPDGFTLFGLGFTLVMAVYASVTANPGPFAGAYDAFIGACAGAGMIAIVGWLGELVFKKEAMGMGDMTLMAFVGAAVGPERAILTVFVGSAIGAVAFLLVVYPVAWLTRGRRAVQAELALGTPAFEPPLVPFGVFLAPAAVVTLLWGNALFARILGG from the coding sequence GTGACCGGCGATACGTACTTCGAAATCGTGGCGTTCGTGTTCGGCGCCGTGATCGGGTCATTCCTGAACGTGTGCATCGGCCGGTGGCCCGCCGAGCTCTCGGTGGTGCGTCCGCGGTCGCGGTGCCCCAACTGCGGCCACCAGTTGGCCTGGTTCGAGAATATCCCGCTGCTCAGCTGGATCGTGTTGCGCGCCCGCTGCCGCTGCTGCGACGAGCCGATCTCGGTGCAGTACCCGCTGGTGGAACTGGCCGTGGGCATCCTGTGGGCACTGTGCGTGGCGTCGCTCGGGCCCACGCTCACGGCGCTGCGGGTGGCAGTCACGGCTACCACGCTCCTGGGCGTGGCCATCACCGACGCCAAGCACTATCTGATTCCCGACGGGTTCACGCTGTTCGGGCTCGGGTTCACGCTCGTCATGGCGGTGTACGCGTCGGTGACGGCGAACCCCGGTCCCTTTGCGGGCGCGTACGACGCCTTCATCGGCGCGTGCGCGGGTGCCGGGATGATCGCGATCGTCGGGTGGCTCGGCGAGCTGGTGTTCAAGAAGGAAGCGATGGGGATGGGCGACATGACGCTGATGGCATTCGTGGGCGCTGCGGTGGGCCCTGAACGGGCCATCCTCACGGTATTCGTGGGGTCCGCCATCGGCGCCGTGGCGTTTCTCCTCGTGGTGTATCCGGTCGCCTGGCTCACCCGTGGGCGGCGCGCAGTGCAGGCCGAACTCGCTCTCGGAACCCCGGCGTTCGAGCCGCCGCTCGTGCCGTTCGGCGTGTTCCTTGCGCCTGCGGCAGTCGTGACATTGCTTTGGGGAAATGCGTTGTTTGCCCGGATTCTGGGGGGCTGA
- a CDS encoding RNA methyltransferase, translated as MRLLTLARDLRRRKARETRNLFVCEGVRAVEELLRSPIAPTGILVAPQLLEAPRGAALREAIRRSGCPVEEVAPRDFHTAAETDSPQGVIAIAPIPERSLDRVEPADGLRLLVLDAVQDPGNVGTILRTAAALGATATVALPGTVDLWNAKVVRSAMGALFHHPCMAATWEDVDAFRRRSALALWVADAAGTPLGGAPAPSRLGLVVGNEGAGVSAEARARADRLVALPLDPIVESLNVAVAAGILLYELRP; from the coding sequence TTGCGACTCCTCACCCTCGCACGAGACCTGCGGCGCCGGAAAGCCCGCGAAACGCGGAACCTGTTCGTGTGCGAGGGCGTGCGCGCGGTGGAGGAACTGCTTCGCTCGCCGATCGCTCCCACCGGCATATTGGTGGCGCCGCAGCTGCTCGAGGCGCCACGCGGCGCCGCCCTCCGCGAGGCGATCCGCCGGTCGGGGTGCCCCGTGGAGGAGGTGGCGCCGCGCGACTTCCACACCGCCGCCGAGACCGACTCCCCGCAGGGCGTGATCGCCATCGCGCCCATTCCGGAGCGCTCGCTCGACCGCGTGGAACCGGCCGACGGTCTCCGCCTGCTCGTGCTCGACGCCGTGCAGGATCCCGGCAACGTGGGGACGATCCTCCGGACCGCGGCCGCGCTCGGCGCTACGGCCACCGTCGCCCTGCCGGGGACGGTCGATCTCTGGAACGCCAAAGTCGTTCGCAGTGCGATGGGCGCCCTCTTCCACCACCCGTGCATGGCCGCTACCTGGGAGGACGTCGACGCGTTCCGGCGGCGCTCGGCGCTCGCGCTCTGGGTGGCCGACGCCGCGGGCACCCCGCTGGGCGGCGCGCCGGCGCCCTCCCGGCTCGGCCTCGTGGTCGGCAACGAAGGCGCCGGCGTGTCGGCCGAGGCACGGGCACGCGCCGATCGCCTGGTGGCGTTGCCGCTGGACCCCATCGTGGAGTCGCTCAACGTCGCGGTCGCCGCCGGGATCCTCCTTTACGAACTCCGCCCGTGA
- a CDS encoding purine-nucleoside phosphorylase → MSGAYGAGAARAAAAAIRARTGEFTPVAAIVLGSGLGALAQRVKDPTVIPYREIPGFPPSTVEGHAGELLAGTLAGRPVLALAGRFHMYEGHAAAVAAFPARVVHALGAPVLIVSNAAGGIGASLAAGTLMLIDDHVNFMFRSPLIGPVEPGDERFPDMSDPYDPVLRALARSVADANGIVLQSGVYAGLLGPSYETRAEVRMLAALGVDAVGMSTVPEVLVARAIGLRVLGISCITNPAAGLSETPITHPGVIETTARAAAAFETLIEGVVAAL, encoded by the coding sequence GTGAGCGGGGCCTACGGCGCCGGAGCGGCCCGCGCCGCCGCGGCGGCGATCCGCGCCCGGACGGGCGAGTTCACCCCCGTGGCCGCGATCGTGCTCGGCTCCGGCCTCGGCGCACTCGCCCAACGCGTGAAGGACCCCACCGTCATCCCGTACCGCGAGATTCCCGGTTTCCCACCGTCCACGGTGGAGGGCCACGCCGGCGAACTGCTCGCCGGCACGCTCGCCGGGCGCCCGGTGCTGGCGCTGGCGGGCCGGTTCCACATGTATGAGGGGCACGCCGCCGCGGTGGCGGCGTTTCCGGCGCGTGTCGTGCACGCGCTCGGCGCTCCCGTGCTCATCGTGTCCAACGCCGCCGGCGGCATCGGCGCGTCGTTGGCCGCCGGGACGCTGATGCTCATCGACGACCACGTGAACTTCATGTTCCGCAGTCCGCTCATCGGCCCCGTGGAACCCGGCGACGAGCGGTTCCCGGATATGTCCGATCCCTACGACCCGGTTCTGCGCGCGCTGGCGCGCAGCGTGGCCGACGCCAACGGGATCGTGCTCCAATCGGGGGTCTATGCGGGGCTGCTCGGCCCGAGTTACGAGACGCGCGCCGAGGTGCGCATGCTGGCTGCCCTCGGGGTGGATGCGGTCGGGATGTCCACCGTGCCCGAGGTGCTCGTGGCCCGCGCCATCGGGCTGCGGGTGCTCGGCATCAGCTGCATCACGAATCCTGCCGCCGGCCTTTCTGAAACTCCAATAACTCACCCCGGCGTGATCGAGACCACGGCGCGCGCGGCGGCGGCATTCGAAACATTGATCGAGGGCGTCGTGGCGGCGCTCTGA